The region TTTGGATACCGATACCACAGTTCTGTAAGGAGTGCTTTGGAATAATAAGCATTGAAATGCTCAACGAGTAGTTCTTGAGCTTCAGCTTTCAGTGTTGAATCATCAGTTGTGGTCACAATACATAACTCATGGCTTAAACTAAGGAGATTGTTCAACGATCGTGTTCCATTTGGAAGCAACATGAAGCAAAGCTGTcgttgcaaagaaaacaaacaatttttgttgctACTCGATAGAGCCTGCAGCCAATACTGGCATGCGGCGTAGAGATAACCAGTAAGCGCTGACAAAAGTCCAAGAGTTATTTCCAGAGAGAGCTTGGATAAGATctgaaaaaaagatgaaacgATAAATCAGATGCATCGCAAATGTTTTTGTGCAAACGATACATTGTTTCTTGGGTTCCCATGGATACTAAAAGACGTCATATAGTCCTGATAACTACACGCTAACGCTAAGCAACGGAAATATACGAAAATACTGAGGGTTAGTCCATTTAATTTCACatcaaaattcatttcatGTTACCTCGGGGATTGTCTCTGTTCCAACCGCGATACTCTCATAATAGGTCTTAAGTGTCTTCAACATTGGAAGAGCGGACTCTGGTTTGAATTTACCACAGTCATACCAAGCTTGCAGAATGGATATGACAAACCACTTCTCGGGTTTACTATTGGCTATCCAAGGTGATCCGCATTGAGTATCCACACTTATGTACTTTCCTGACAGAGAAAGGAGTGAGGAGTGAAATGTTAACGCTGCCATAGATAAAAGTAGGcgttattttctttcctttgcttAGTTTAGTTCCATTGTTAACTCAACTTAACGTTTGAATGCATTTCTATAATTTTAAAGCTCCTGAAGGTGTTTAAGGACATAGTCATTAACACACAAGGTTGCAGCTAAGAGGAgaacaatatttttgtatttcagtGCCACAGTTGTCTCTTTTGGTTTTAACCTCAagccaatttatttttatcatgtcTCCTTCTTACTTGTTTTTTCCATTAGATTGGTTGTGATTTTAGTCAAACCGTCACTCAAATAAGTGATCTTTATGATTAGAAcggttttcaattgactgtcgaaaaaccaaaaccaaagcaattactccgaccaatcacaacgggaacaaacagctccatgaaccaatcacaattcctagcagtcacctgtaactcgcccgaagcgggggaaaaatcacgcgtacatggtgcgattggttttggttttgcttctcattggttgaaaaactgacgcAAGGCTTTCAAgtcaatcactaagcgtagcaatcgcaatgacgtaattactttcgacagtcatttgaaaactgctctatgtATTATATTTATCGATTGCGTTTCCATACGAGAAAGctccagaaagaaaaaaagtggaGTAAGAGAAAATGATAGAAAAGAGGGAAGAGATCGCaaaactggaaaataaaaaagtaggagaaaagaaatcaagaagAAGTGAACGGAATCATTGGTGAATTGTTGAAACAAATCGCAACAACAGCTTCGTCATACGTTGGCTGTGTCGTTGCTAAAGCTTTTCATTAACTCACCCAATTGCATCGGTTGATTAGCATCAAGATTGGCCTGGAGAAAGGAACTTATCTTACTGCAAGCAGCGTCTTGAATAAAATCGTCTGCGATGATTTCTTTCTCAACAAGTTTCACAACCAACAATTCATGCACATAGACATACAGAAGGTGAGCCTAAACAGAGAGGAAAAGTATAGGATAtcttaaaaatttcaattaaaaaaggaaacaaaataatttagtaTATATCACACAAGTGATTAGTGCTTATGGCGCGCCCTGATTGACTGATGTCGGTGAACAGTGGTGGATATTACACCCTCACTTCAGTGAATATTGTTAATTAACGAGTTTTAgcctttccttgttttctttccctttaTATTGCGAAGAAGTACATATAGTTACCTCGACTTCAGGacagccaatcaaaacttcTTGCGCCTCTTTCCAGTTTGATGTCAATAAATAAGATTGAGTAAGGCGAAGGCTCAGCGAGATGGCCAGTTCAGACTCACCACTGATTAATGCAACCTAGACAAAACCAAATCTCAATAGAAATACCATTTCCCTAGAGCTGTCGAAAGTAAATTACGCGATTGCCGTTGCTACGCTTAGggattggctaaaaaatctcgtactagttttttttaaccaatgagaGAGAAAACCAATCGAACCTTGAACaagcgatttttcccgcgctttgagcaagttacgggtaattgctaggaattgtcattggttcatcgcgctgtttacccgtgttgtgattggtcggagtaattaccTCAGTATTGGTTTCtcgacagtcatttgcaaATTGCTCCATTCTTTGCATACAAATTACCCCTTGCTGCCTCATTCTTATTTGGgttgaaaatttaatataCCATTTAACCTAATTCGAGGCAATTTGGATAAAGAAAGTGAAgattccttgattgaaaaagatcatcttcAGACTGAAGCCATCTTCAGTTTGAAGATGGCTTCcccacaggttgtcgaaacgtcagtcactaacaacggtccttctcaggacttcaatcacccagatgatctttttcaatcaaggtatgttacccctgggttcaaaccattttattAACATGATGATTGCCTAACGGACTAAATAGAGATGATATTACCGGACCAACTGCATTCAATTTTTGGTGATAAATTGACATTACATTCTACAGTCCCTTATACAGGTAAAGGCAATTTCAATACCTGCAATGCTGTCTTAAGCGAAGGTTCATCCCCGCGGCGACACAAGACCAGCACTGCTTCAGTTGACGACTTCACTGCCAAGTAACTAATTGAAGAGAATAAAAGCCATGAGATTAGATTCCCTCTGTCACCAGGCTTACAAGACGAACCACAGTATTTCATATTCATCCATGAATCTAGGCCTCCACTCTTCAGCAAGCACGGGTCCGCAGTATTTTGGTCAAACCAATCGTTCCCAGACTGTTATCATGTTATCACCCAATATTAACGGACCTTAATAGAATTCGATCGTGTGGAGTAGCAGTGAATTCATGAGAAGAACTGCTGCTACTACTCAGAGTGACAATGACTCTGGAGATCatgttgtcgaaacgtcattcACAAGGCATTCCTTCTCAAGACTTCGTTCATCCCGAAAACATAGATCATATTTCATCAAGCTGTCAAGCTGCCTTTCGCAGTCGTGACGTGTACGTCAAGCAAGTCACGGCCGCAAACACGACTAGTAAGGTGCCAGTCATCCAGGTTGTCTAAAGATGTGTCTATGAATTACCATTTTGCTGCTTGCTCGAAAGAATTTTCCGTCTCCAGTTTCCTCGCCCATGCACTGTAAAGTTCGAAGAGGAGTGGGTCGAGCGGCGAGAGTCGAACTTTGGCTAGTGAAATTGCCTCTCTAAAAACACACAATAAATAGTTTCAGTCGGGCAGTAGCCCGTCATTtcgacgaagggctaaagcCCGATACGTTGATTTTCAATTCTATGTTAATGGCATCAATTCAAACTTCATCAACTCATTTGTTACGTATATATGAAAATGTACTTTTCAAATGTAGACAGCGGGGGTCCAGTGGATAGAAGAGACGTTGTTAGAACGCCGTGCGTGATCTGTATAACAAGAGACCACATCCGAGGGATTCTTTCCTTACCTGTACATCGCCTGCTTCTTAAATACTTCAATAGCTTTGTAAGTGTCGTGACAAGCCAGGTAATACAAGACAGCACGCTGCCAAGCACCTTGCGATTCTAACTGGTTAGCAAATGCTCGCGTGGTAGCCATCCAAACGTTACGCCCAGCTGTAAACAAGGACCTCGAGAAATTACTTCAACGCAATCTTACTGGTTCTTACACAATGCGACCGGGAGAATTATCAGCAGTTTAGCGCACGGAAGCACGTAAGAGCGCCACATACTGGATTTGTAAGAATTTAATGATGTACAATCACTTAAAGCATTTTCACATCACATTTTGCATAAAGAAATTAGTTTTGTGAAGCAACTTAAAAAGCTGCGATCAAGATTAGATCTTGAAGTACAACTTTTTTAGTTGCCCTTATTTTAAACCAGACTAGCCTCGAATGTCTCATTGTCCAGTTGGTACGTGAACTATAGaggtttattttttaacacGATTTTAAGCGCTTGACAACCGTATAATAGCTCTTCTTGTCCACTGTATCTtcatcgaattggaatttgaaaCTGCTGATTCtttaaaagaaggaaaaccAGAAAACCCAGTGGATTAGAGCTCCTTCGTCACACGCAATAACtttgagaaaagaaagagagttACCGAGTGGACTGAGAGCAACAAGCCAGTCAGTCAATTGTTTGCTGGCGGTCGCCATTTCCAGAGCACCAGCTAAGTTTCCTTTCCAGATTTCTAATTGAAGTCGGTAGTCAAGGTTACCAATCTCTTCATGGTGCTGACCTGAAAGAGAGGTTTGGTAACGAGCACGAGCCCAGTTCATCACACAGAACGAAGTAACAAATAAGCAGTACATCTGCGGTTAATTTAAACGCTCGTTAGAGAAAAAGAATTACGATTTCTCcctgtttcgtttttttttgttaacaaacGATAAATGAACAATATAGAGCAGGTTTTCAATGCTTGCGCACGCGTACTTACCTTCCGTAGCTATCATCCGGTAAGCTGCGCGCCGATCAGCGAACAAGCCAAGGTTAGTTAGTCCATCTGAACCTGCCTCTGTATGCAAAGGTGCAGTTAGGGAACCATTGCTGTCCGTCTGGTctgcaaacaaatgaaaaacattcgGCATGAGCGAAATTACCGACAAAAAAATACGCCGCCCAGTTTGCTCAAGGGACtaaactaaaactaaaacaCGACAACAACCGGTCATTTGTTTCATAATGTGGCCAAGAATTCACCAACCCGCATGGATCAAAATGCAGCTATAACAACTATTGAAAGTAAACCAATCACAGGGACAGTTTCAGTTCTGCTTTCTTGGCAATGCATAAGCCCTCGATCTAACCCCTTCACGATGAAGACCAGTCTGAGTATGCAATCGCCGCGATCAACACCACAAGGGACCATTTCATTAGATATGCGAACAGTTAAATCTTCCGCTCGTACCGTAAAGAATCTTTGCTAGAAGCAAGCATTCATCTTGAGAGGCAGCTTTGGATTTGTTATCGGCAACCGCAGAAACTGGAAACATGGACTtgactttcttcttctttttgacAGAAGAAGATGGCTCCAGCGACACTGATGAGAATTTTGATGAAATAACAATTACAAAAGGGAATGACttcatacaaaaaaaaggaaaaaggtgAAATTGGGCGAATCACAAATCATAGAATGAAACGGAGAAACCATTCACCTCTGGAACGTAGTGGAATAACTGATTCAACAAGCCTTTTCTCCTTCTCCATGCCATCGACAACGCTCGCCCCTTCATTCTTCACTGAATCACCACCGTCAGCTTTTCCCGTCGGCATCTCCACTTCTCCAACTTCTTGTTTACTTTTTGTATCAGCGCTGCTAGGCTTTATATCAACCTGTAAGGTTTCTGTTGACGCTCTAACGCCCGGCAGCTCACATTCAGCTTCGATCATCTCATTCTCTTCTGTTACTGTTGCATGGAACGTATTTTCCTGAGGCGCAGTTGTCGCCTCTATCAttggtttttcatttgttgtcTTCGTTGTCTGTGTATTATCAAGTAGACCGTTGTTGTCTTGCTTGGGTTCTTTTTCCTGTCGCCATGACTCCTTGTCAATGGACTGTGCCCTTTGTTTGGCTTTTTGCTTCGCCTTTTTATTCTTGGATGACTTACTAGTAGAGTGCaccgttttcttttcttaatttcaaagagaaaacagCGAAAAATATTCCTTATTTAGATTCAAGTTCTAACAGCAGGAAACTGACTAAAGCACTTGGCTTTTGAACCCAAGGGACATAATAGGCTACATATTtatattgtttttgaaatacGCCCAAAAGTCAGGGTTCCACACCTCTCTTCCGCTCATCCGTAAAATCACCAGAAAAACAGCCATTAGCATTGTCCCACTTATCACCAGTCTTCTCAAGTAATAGTCCTAAAAGTTATTAGTTCAAAACCTGTGAACAACCTTGACGCTATCTGGCACTGGCCTTGTTGTTGTGAATATGATTTTCATATTAAGACAAAATAAGATATTGTTGAACTTTATGAAAATGAAGCAGGCATCTTGTTATGAGCAGTTCTCAGTTAATTTGGGGAGGAAAGACTAAAACCAACCAGACAACAGGACACAGACCTTGAACCGGCGGCTGTGAATGCTCTTGCATGGATGGTCTCCATGGACGCACCGTTCCATCCTCACCGCCACTGTAAACCAAGTCAGGATCAAGATAACTCCACACTACACACATAACACGGCTACTGTGTCCGCGAAAATTGTACAGCGGCTCTCCTTTTGGAACATCCCACACCTGAAGGATAAGAACACAGAGTCACTCATTAAAGTATGTATTATTCTGCAAGATTCAATACACAGGACTACTACACTAAAGCCTAAATTACAATGCAAactgtgacagatccctttcatccactcagctcgataaCTAACTGGTAGCAATGtctatatatacaacagcattctagttatttcctccatgtggtacgttcaagtgtgtcttgcgGTGGGGCATATTTAacgattgcgcatgcgctcttgcagaaacaaTCTTATTTATGGTTCAGAGCTGTtataagtcttgtgtttttcgATATGGTACGCGCTGATGCATACTGACACAAAATACGTGACATCCACCCATGTGCATTCGCTGTACAAACAAAGTAGTCCATCATCtcttttggatttctttttcgtcGGCTCTTGTGAAGATATTGTAAGACTTTCAATATAAACGCGGAAACGGCTAAGTTTTACTCGAGTACAGTAGTATATTTTACATTGGCGGACCTCTTAGAGAGCAAAAAAGTCCAAGAGGCCAAGTTCAGGGATTGGTGCATTTCGCTCCATTTTGCGTCTGTctgttttgatgaaaaataagcagacATTTTAAATCTGTTGGTCGTTTTCGGCAGAGCAAAAACACGGCTTTGTTCCTTTAcacaattccaaattgcacggaAGAACAACAGTACATAATCTTACTATGATCGACAATACTTGAAAACTGCAGCTTTCATTGACGGCTGTCCATTAGAGTAAGCAGATTCCAATTTTGTAGCGGAATTAaattcaaatatgaaaatttcaggggggggggggggccaAGATTGAGTTGAATCGAATCGACTTTCTACATGTATCGAATCGACTTCGATGATGTCTCGAAACGACTTCAATTTGTATCGAATCTACTTGTATCGAAACGACCGTAAACCCAAAGtaatgtttcacttccccaccgatttcggcaccacagtttctttagaaaccaaTCCTTTCTCATCCCAATTTGTCAAGCAGCTGTTGTTTAGCTTACCTGAGCAGTTCCATCGTAAGATGATGAAAGCAACAGCTCAGATTGATGAGGACTCCAGCTCAGGCCAGTAACTCGACCCGAATGCCCCGACAACTGACGGAAACACTCGGTGATAGGCGCTGCGCGGGGTCTGGGATTCGAGAAGTCAcctgaaaatcaaaattaaaacatgtccgtttacaacaaaaatggaCTTTTTCTAGTTGTGAACGAGTGAAAGTCAATGACTAAATCATCTAAGGGTTTTTCTGcttcattgaaaacaaaaggctgTTTGCTTTTGCGCGGCTTAGCATGTGCAACCTGACTGAAGTGTTCACTTTCCAAAagattctgattggttctttggACCAAGTAATAACTGTGGACGGCTACTCATTTTCTGAGAGAAAAGACACGCAGCACTTGTAAGATAACAATAACACAGAGTACACTGAACGCCTTCCACGAGTTCCCAtgacttgaagaaaaaacattcGTACCTAACATACTGTTAAGGTCATGGACATGAATAACGGATTCATTGGATCCTGAGGCCAGCCAGTGCTTACAGCTAACAACGTCTGTGGggatagaaaacaaaaaatacgaTCTTAAAAAATTCTTCCAGATGAACATAACCATACTTTGCTTGGCACAATGTCATCAACAACCTGCATCTCTTTGCTCAAAGGCACAgcaaagttttcaaatttgtttcagttgtaCAATTTTCCACTCGCTCTGGTCTTTTGCTTGGCAAACGCAAGATTGTCAGCcatgaaaaggaaatttaaaaaaggcaaaaagaaagaaaaactgggAGTACAAATATTATAGACACCTCTTCACTTTGACAATTTGTTTGCACTCAACTCTATCGCTGCTCAGTTGCCTATCTCTGCTTAAGTTAGCAAAGCAAATTGACTGAGGTCCATAAAGAGATGGACTGACCTGCAGTAGTGATGTCACTGAAGCCATGATGCCACACCAATGTGGTGatgctttttttgtgtgtcatTAGAAGTCCAATCTGCTTCAAGTCTGGCGGAAAAAACACCTCAATGGACctaaaaagaacaagaaatgaCGAGAATTTCAAGGCTGAGAGAGTTTATTTCATTAGCTTTGCCTCAATAGCAGACACAAACATAACGTAATCGAAAAGAAATAAGTAGCAGATAACTAGGTGTTGGGCTAAATTTAATGCAAGCAAAGAGAAATTTCTTTTGGTGCCACACAAACCAATCCACTAAGTTTGCAAGTAAAAGTCTTTTCAGaggtaataaaaattattatgatcCTGTGGGAATCTCTCAATGTGAAAGCCTGTTCATTTGATTaaccagaaaacaaaacaaaagtatggtcgaaaaaaaaaaaacaaaaacaaaaaaagcacgCTCTTATACTCACCCATCTTCGTTACCCAATGCCAAGACAGTACCATCCAAATTCCAAGACACATCTGTTCGGCCATATGGCTTGTGCTGCTTGAAGAGAAAACCACGAAGATGAACGGCGAATtttgacaataaaataattattcctaaAAAGGCTATCTTTAAGTCTAAAACTTAACTACCTATTTTCAACAATACAGGTTGCAGGAGAGTAGATTAGTtacttccttttcttttttcttgaggTAGAATATCATTTTCGGATCATATTTGTTTATGTTCACCAGAGAGATAAACCAGAGTTTGTACAAACCCTGGATAAACTTAGAAGAAAGACAAGTGACATTTATAGTCACTTTTGGATAGAGGAGCAAAATCAAAGTTGAAACAAAACCTATGCGCATATAACTAGTTGCATGTATCATTGGACATAACACGAAAAGGGAAAAGAGTTTCTATGTGGTTTCAGTGCAGTAAAGTCTGAGCTACCGTATTTACTTGAATAAGCGCCGtggcgcttatttaatttttcgcgccacaagtgcggcgcttatccgagggcggcgcttatttaaacattgtaccagacaaatttactttttctttatttttattcaacggtaaACTTtttatctgttaattttcctatggactgatactaaactgagAGTAAATCTAGCATTACGTGAGAAATTCACGCGGTGAAAAAAACccgagagtttcatgataacgagagccaaaatatcagcggtgagagcatcgagggtgcggcgcttattcgagggcggcgcttattaacGTTTCTGTCCcagatgcggcgcttattcgagggcggcgcttaacCGAGGGCGGCGcctattcgagtaaatacggtatgtGATTTTTAAAGTATAGGCCACCTTGATGTCGTTAGACTTGAGAATCAAAGCATCCACATCGATTGGATCATCCATGAAATGCCCAGTCCTGTGTTGATAGACACGCCCATCACCAGCACAGCTGTAAAGATTGTGTGAGATCATGGAATCTTTAtctacttaaaaaaaaagacaaaaacaaacacgcaTACTTAGGAATGACGTTAAACTTCCTCTACCCAAACTGAATAGATAGTCCAGTACTGTTTGTTTAGCCAAATTGATATACAAGGGTTTCACCTGTTTGAGGGCATGAAGGACCCCAAGATAAAGAATAAACCGTTTTCTTGTGATATGTTGCAGAAATGTCTGccctaaatgaaaaaaaaagacagcatTGAGGAAGACTCTACAGAGAGAAAATTGCAACTGTTGCAGACCCTGCTATCACCTTCACAACCTTGAAGCTCACTAAATTCATAAGGACTTAAAGGattaccattaattttgtggtgTGAATTTTACTTGGATCTAATGATTTAGTCATGAGTTCAAAGGATCATTGTTATGGTCTAACCTTACCAAAACACAGCATTAAAGACTGAGGTACTGCCCCTTCAAAAGATGGTTTTTTGGCAATTCTACACTTGCAATACACTCTCATTGAGCAATTTCCTTAAATTGTGCACCTCTTAGAGATGGTATTGTACACTCCAACTTGTCCATCATCTGCCCCAAAAGCAAGGAGGCCCTCTTTACTGGGATGCCATTTGACCTGGTTTGAACAAACCAAAACAGAGTTTGAAGCACACAGAACTACGGTATTTGCATTAATGATGGATAACTAGTAAACACTGAGACAAAGGTCACTCACCACCATTACTTTGGATTTGATTCCTTGCCAAAGAGTCAAAGTTTCATAAGGATTTTGAGAGGAAGCTGTTTGCCACACACGCAGCATATTATCCCCAACCCCTATCCCCAGAGTGCCAGGATCCAAGGTTGAGATAGACAGTGAGTAGGCAAATCCTCCCAGGGTGGAGAGAGTGTGCAGGCTTTGCAAATTTGCTGGATCCCAAATGACAATCtgtgaaaaaataaagcacaactgaaaattatttgtagaTAGAGTGGGTCAAAAAGGGTTGGATACAAGGCATATTGAGCAAGGGCCAGGCAAGATACTAATAGCCAACTGATGAACCTGTTTTCGTATCTCTAGAGTTTGAttataaaaattcaaaatttgaaacatcAAAAATGCATGTAATACAAATGCCTTGCTCTCAGCCGTGTACACACACTCTCTAATGGCACTCTTGCTTCCTTTTACTGATCCAACCAGAGCTAACTGATAAATACCCAGAAAGGGACTCTTCCAGGACTTGTTGGACACAGTGGAAATCACTGAATACCCCAGGTGCCTATACACACTGTACTTTCCATTTTAGTGGGTGAACCTGGtgatttattcatttattccaAATAATAGTAAATTAACCTGTCTGTCCATGGACACAGTCATTAACCTCGTCCCAGCATCATCACAGCTAATATTAAACACAATTCTGGAGTGGCCTACACCAAATGTCTGGTACTGCTCTTTGCCTTCCTTGCTCAAATCCCACAGTAACAGTTCTCCTCTGCAGCAAATGAAACCATTAATAGCTATGTGACCCAACTCACAAAAACTAACTTTAAGACTTAGCTGACTCTATCACAACCAGAATTGACACTATACAAGTCTGTACCATTCTTTACAGACGACAAAAATGCTTAGCTTTCTCTACTATTGTTTATGTGGcactgtaaataataattagtgtCTTTGCAATGCACTTTCAGTGTAGCTGACTCAGTGCATCTGAAAGTGGTTGTTCCATCCCAcctatttcattattttattcctTCTTCAAATTATTCCATCAGCACAAGAGATGCCCGGAAGGAAGATGATTGTGGTATTCTATCCAGAGAATGGCTGGCCATAATGGAAGCCCCTTATTAACCACACAGGAACCTGCCATCCAAAATCTCATGCCGACAATACAAGGTACAGATAGGATTTGAGCACAGGATACTAACACAATAAGAATCATTGGAAGGAGTGCAATCATTTTCATCTCACCCTTGACTACTTGTGATGAGATGCCCTGCTGATGCCATTGGCCAACACAAGCTCAGCCACAGTCTGTCCTTGGTCCAGTGAGGATCATACTTGTCTTTCCATTTCTGCGTTGATCTCTTTGGCAAATGTTTGATTGACAATACCCTACCTTGAGAAGTGTCCCATAACCTTATTGTCTGATCTCTACTCCCAGACACAACCAAGTGTCCATTGGCAGCTGTTGCTTTGTCCTGTAGTGGACCTAAAAATATTGTGAAACACACATTACATTTTTCCCACAGCTTTGTTTCACTTTTTCGATGATCAAAAAATTAGTTACTTTACATTACACAAGTCATTTACCAAAATCAATGTGTTGTTTCGGCGTGGGACACCAAGCCAAACAGTGGATTTCACTAGAATGTCCTTGCAGCTTGTTTACAACTGACAAAGCACCATCACTTGAAATGTTAAGCACAACAATCAGGCCACTCTTGTAcctttggaaaacaaaatacagcTTTAAAGAAATCAAGATTCTTAGTTTAATGACACTATTCTTCCATCTGGAATAGCCATTAGTGGCCCTTTGAGTTGATAGCAATTATGGTGAATCCAAGGGCAGGACTGGCCAGTGACCCACCCTGCTCTGCCTCCTTATTTTTGGCCTACTTTATTTATGGCCTTTTGTATGTCATTCAAGAATTATTCattgccaatgaaaatagagaattaCAGCATCTGCAGC is a window of Acropora palmata chromosome 4, jaAcrPala1.3, whole genome shotgun sequence DNA encoding:
- the LOC141878234 gene encoding gem-associated protein 5-like isoform X1 encodes the protein MAADASRFVLPASPNWYCSNIADCSLNKIYVFGARNCLYLLNVDSQTPSFEGQLTGHAERVTSVCFSKHKVQANFVASGSDDKTVKIWDTETKLMLLEHKAHSGKVTCLSWSPLVRDLVVSGDEKGQVIVWRYEKGCVYGGCPVQDHIFSMALSYLTESELAVGYKSGLIVVLNISSDGALSVVNKLQGHSSEIHCLAWCPTPKQHIDFGPLQDKATAANGHLVVSGSRDQTIRLWDTSQGRVLSIKHLPKRSTQKWKDKYDPHWTKDRLWLSLCWPMASAGHLITSSQGGELLLWDLSKEGKEQYQTFGVGHSRIVFNISCDDAGTRLMTVSMDRQIVIWDPANLQSLHTLSTLGGFAYSLSISTLDPGTLGIGVGDNMLRVWQTASSQNPYETLTLWQGIKSKVMVVKWHPSKEGLLAFGADDGQVGVYNTISKRADISATYHKKTVYSLSWGPSCPQTDKDSMISHNLYSCAGDGRVYQHRTGHFMDDPIDVDALILKSNDIKQHKPYGRTDVSWNLDGTVLALGNEDGSIEVFFPPDLKQIGLLMTHKKSITTLVWHHGFSDITTADVVSCKHWLASGSNESVIHVHDLNSMLGDFSNPRPRAAPITECFRQLSGHSGRVTGLSWSPHQSELLLSSSYDGTAQVWDVPKGEPLYNFRGHSSRVMCVVWSYLDPDLVYSGGEDGTVRPWRPSMQEHSQPPVQEKKTVHSTSKSSKNKKAKQKAKQRAQSIDKESWRQEKEPKQDNNGLLDNTQTTKTTNEKPMIEATTAPQENTFHATVTEENEMIEAECELPGVRASTETLQVDIKPSSADTKSKQEVGEVEMPTGKADGGDSVKNEGASVVDGMEKEKRLVESVIPLRSRVSLEPSSSVKKKKKVKSMFPVSAVADNKSKAASQDECLLLAKILYDQTDSNGSLTAPLHTEAGSDGLTNLGLFADRRAAYRMIATEGQHHEEIGNLDYRLQLEIWKGNLAGALEMATASKQLTDWLVALSPLAGRNVWMATTRAFANQLESQGAWQRAVLYYLACHDTYKAIEVFKKQAMYREAISLAKVRLSPLDPLLFELYSAWARKLETENSFEQAAKCYLAVKSSTEAVLVLCRRGDEPSLKTALQVALISGESELAISLSLRLTQSYLLTSNWKEAQEVLIGCPEVEAHLLYVYVHELLVVKLVEKEIIADDFIQDAACSKISSFLQANLDANQPMQLGKYISVDTQCGSPWIANSKPEKWFVISILQAWYDCGKFKPESALPMLKTLKTYYESIAVGTETIPEILSKLSLEITLGLLSALTGYLYAACQYWLQALSSSNKNCLFSLQRQLCFMLLPNGTRSLNNLLSLSHELCIVTTTDDSTLKAEAQELLVEHFNAYYSKALLTELWYRYPKAMLVLQCSQDEPFKDNDETSDGENDTSLYHCTSVGKSSGFAASTEVKGEEGAETKWCCENELLSPRESVSGSKQDLMSILQTFRNVLLSDRHAKLCNLRVLLTEIRKAMLLKRSRQFVYGKYLIQKKKKDKETNDPMAQPVGLSVNCSEDDATNETLSFNNAVKERMNGEAGNDEGHMVLNKQPKLQEEVTGAAFGKDTGKQGSSPSQDRSNNGSHEGATRSEIVTVALQTNDGQLPIDMRFNDSNARLDDLEVEELEVLRELEQYEMKDLPFPSPLESALTMGHFCSCTDGLSVSTADLQEFGESVVSWAQSHAQTSTDLKGVLRLQLLYSKDPMTIGNSIVKKR